The Lytechinus variegatus isolate NC3 chromosome 7, Lvar_3.0, whole genome shotgun sequence genome includes the window CCACAATGGCCGGTCAATTAATGGCGTCATGTATCTTCTTACATGGACACCTTTCCTCCAGATTTCTTGAATTCCCGGATCATCTTGGAGAGTTGTTGGAGTCCTTCGTATAAACCATCCCCAGTCGTGGCGCATGCGCCTTGGATATGCCAAGGATTCTGGGTAAGATTTCGGAGTTGGAGATCGTCAATCAATTTGGTCACACCGTGTGCACCTGATGAAAAATGTGGGAAGATTAAAAAAGAAGTTAATAAAATGATGGTTGGAATTGGTATTAAACGGTAGAtctgaaattatttgaaatattaaacCCACAATATCGGACTAATCCATTACCAATGTTTGTCTATTCTAATcgaaaataaatatgtatttatccagatttttctttgtttgcttttatttctcagtacaaatgataaaatcaaaatatgtttgcatatacaataaacatgaatactccaaaatataaacaaaatagtcGTCGAGTACAAAGAAAAATTGTAAAGTATCAACATTTCTTTTGCAACATGCAATTATAATGAACGAGTTCGTGGCATTATTCTGGGTTTTTTCTAGCAAAATTTAATGAGTGAGGTATCGCCTACCTGGTAGATCCTGTTTGTTAGCAAGTATTAGCACAGGAACGTTCCTAGTCATTTCTTGAGCTTGTAGTATAGCAAGCAGTTCACCTCGAGCTTCTGCGAATCGTTCTCGATCTTGGCTATCTACTACAAAGATAAcacctgaaaaaaataaaataaaattctgcaCATTATAGAGTGTTGTTCgttatactgaaaaaaaatagaatttataTCAAACTCACCATGCTCaatagtttataaaaaaaatgaaaatttccacACAAAAAATACCATTCGGGTCTATATACGTTATTGaccgagtttttttttttactcaaatttccatttaggTTTCATAAAGCAATAAGGttccacactgttaaaaaaaacgtgattttacagaaaataaacagaagattttgcagaaagcaataacagaatcattctgtaaattcataaaacaggaatttttctgtaatttaacagaacaggtctgttttaaaaagggaaaaggatgttttattcaaggaaatttgtaagattccatactccaaataccaatttcttgtaagattacgcaaatcggtaagattacaggtgttctcgagactctgctgcaggaacttcttttattttgaggatAAATCAATAAGGGTCCAGTAGGCTAATTTATGGACGGATTACGGAAGCACAAACACACAATTATGTATTCCTTAATTCTAAAATAGATTAATGCAGATCGAATAATAACCCTTACCATGTGTGCCATAGTAGTAATGTCTCCAAAGTGCCCTGATTTTCTCTTGACCGCCTACATCCCAAACGGTGAATGATAGACCTGGTACTGGTGTCACGGTTTCCACATTAAATCCTATGGTAGGGATCGTTGTCACTGTTTCATTCAGCTTCAGCTTGTATAAACATGTAGTCTT containing:
- the LOC121419338 gene encoding ADP-ribosylation factor-like, coding for MGLLMSRVMTLFKEWSQGSPSRVLMLGLDAAGKTTCLYKLKLNETVTTIPTIGFNVETVTPVPGLSFTVWDVGGQEKIRALWRHYYYGTHGVIFVVDSQDRERFAEARGELLAILQAQEMTRNVPVLILANKQDLPGAHGVTKLIDDLQLRNLTQNPWHIQGACATTGDGLYEGLQQLSKMIREFKKSGGKVSM